One window from the genome of Chiloscyllium plagiosum isolate BGI_BamShark_2017 chromosome 31, ASM401019v2, whole genome shotgun sequence encodes:
- the LOC122565557 gene encoding actin-like, whose translation MLQKIQRPPSRTVDKAKISRPPSLSGTIKDVKPKDKPETVNQPRISVIRTGALVVDIGSGSCKVGYAGDPMPQSLVGSVVGYPRGRSKRNSITVGRTVSTEPDLKLIRPTRQGVIVDWTAAEDLLRHVFYEDLKVSPEEHAILISDPPLSPTTNREKIAELLFERFNVPAMHVSYQSVLAVYSYGKTSGLVVDSGDGVTHSVPVHEGYNMPDAISRIDLGGHDLTTYLIKLLSEAGNAFHEKGRYIVEDIKQKCCYVALDQDKQTNLSEQEYLVDYELPDGHVITIGKERMKCPEALFKPSVMGSNQEGIHVMTINSLKKTQPQVQQIMYDNVLLCGGSTMFEGFYSRFCREIFAMVSKDTKTNVHAVPERRYGVWIGGSILASLHAFQSLWLRQEDYKERGPFIVHRRCY comes from the coding sequence ATGTTACAGAAAATACAACGGCCGCCGTCTCGCACAGTGGACAAGGCGAAAATCTCAAGACCGCCTTCGTTATCCGGAACAATTAAGGATGTCAAACCGAAAGATAAGCCAGAAACTGTGAACCAGCCCCGGATCTCAGTGATAAGGACGGGAGCACTGGTGGTGGACATTGGCTCGGGCAGTTGTAAAGTGGGCTACGCCGGCGACCCAATGCCACAGTCACTGGTTGGGTCCGTGGTGGGCTACCCGAGAGGGAGGAGTAAGCGGAACAGCATCACTGTGGGCAGAACGGTCTCGACCGAGCCTGACCTCAAACTGATCCGGCCAACTCGGCAAGGAGTCATCGTGGACTGGACCGCGGCGGAAGATCTCCTCCGCCACGTGTTCTATGAGGATCTGAAGGTGTCTCCGGAGGAACACGCCATCCTGATCTCAGAccctcccctcagccccaccaCCAACAGGGAGAAGATCGCCGAGCTGTTGTTCGAGCGCTTCAATGTCCCCGCCATGCACGTCTCTTACCAGTCGGTGCTGGCCGTCTATTCTTACGGTAAAACCAGCGGGCTGGTGGTCGACTCTGGGGACGGCGTGACCCACTCTGTCCCCGTCCATGAGGGCTACAACATGCCCGATGCCATCAGTCGAATCGACCTGGGGGGGCACGACCTCACCACTTACCTGATCAAGCTGCTGAGTGAGGCTGGCAACGCGTTTCATGAGAAAGGCAGGTACATTGTCGAAGACATCAAGCAGAAATGCTGCTATGTGGCTTTGGATCAGGACAAACAGACCAACCTGTCTGAACAAGAGTACCTTGTGGACTATGAGCTCCCTGATGGTCATGTCATTACCATTGGCAAGGAGAGAATGAAATGTCCAGAAGCTCTCTTCAAGCCATCGGTCATGGGGTCAAACCAAGAAGGTATCCACGTGATGACCATCAATAGTTTGAAGAAAACTCAACCCCAGGTTCAGCAAATCATGTATGACAACGTCCTGCTGTGCGGAGGCTCGACCATGTTCGAGGGCTTTTATTCGCGGTTTTGTCGAGAGATATTTGCAATGGTTTCCAAAGACACCAAGACCAATGTGCACGCTGTCCCAGAGAGGAGATACGGCGTCTGGATCGGCGGCTCCATCTTGGCCTCTCTCCACGCCTTCCAGTCCTTGTGGCTTCGCCAAGAAGATTATAAAGAACGAGGCCCATTCATTGTGCATCGTCGCTGCTACTGA